Proteins encoded together in one Porites lutea chromosome 2, jaPorLute2.1, whole genome shotgun sequence window:
- the LOC140926394 gene encoding tetratricopeptide repeat protein 28-like, with translation MPKRIHWWLMSPEIGDKHGEATSYTILGSVFAKVGKWAKAEEYFKTAIQISKEIGDIKLQLTIHVQLSYCSLALTGNAYEALSNLRASIEKCERILNFLPNKDRYKILFFDEHASPYRLFSSLCCASGKHYEALHVVELGRAKALVDLVSDRYFVEKEVSLNPESFAGILKVIRDSGNRTCLYISYHGEHIFLWIVKKSIAFQKTKLCKSYVSKHGGISVDDLFKRESLLRNFHLLPQEQCEDRSLFSSYANQLTNEANLEDSLSSLRPLLDEEEVITDPEPPTLFQVYNMLIAPVSDLLEGSEEIIVVPDRCFFQVPFAALHDKCNRYLSDTFKIRIVPSLTTLKLILDSPAGSHSETGALIVGEPSVTDVYFKGELRKLCKLPGAKAEAEMIARLLPESHLLIGEQATKQAVLQGIPSVSLVHFAAHGDAERGEIALTPSDSTKGIPHEQDYLLSMADISQVRLTAKLVVLSCCHTARGQIKTEGVVGIARAFLGSGARSVLVALWALQDDATEQFMRRFYENLVQGESASECLHRAMKWMRNNGFSEVRQWAPFMLIGDDVSFHFGKEK, from the exons ATGCCCAAACGGATTCACTGGTGGTTGATGTCTCCGG aaattggcgacaaacacggagaaGCGACATCCTACACAATCCTAGGAAGCGTGTTTGCTAAGGTCGGAAAATGGGCCAAGGCGgaagaatattttaaaacagCTATTCAAATTAGCAAGGAGATTGGAGACATCAAATTGCAGCTTACGATTCACGTACAGCTAAGTTATTGTTCTTTAGCATTAACAGGAAACGCATATGAAGCTTTATCGAATCTCCGTGCCAGCATTGAGAAGTGCGAGAGAATTCTTAACTTTCTACCAAACAAAGATCGATACAAGATATTATTTTTTGATGAGCACGCGTCTCCCTATCGACTGTTTAGTTCACTGTGTTGTGCTTCTGGGAAACACTATGAGGCTTTACACGTTGTTGAGCTTGGAAGAGCCAAAGCTCTAGTAGACCTAGTATCAGATCGGTATTTTGTGGAGAAAGAAGTATCCCTCAACCCAGAATCGTTTGCTGGCATCTTGAAAGTCATCAGAGACAGTGGTAACAGAACGTGCCTATACATTTCCTACCATGGTGAACACATATTTCTTTGGATTGTGAAAAAGTCGATAGCTTTCCAAAAAACGAAACTTTGTAAAAGCTATGTTAGCAAGCACGGAGGAATCTCTGTGGATGACCTTTTTAAAAGGGAAAGCTTATTACGAAATTTTCACCTTTTACCTCAAGAGCAATGCGAAGACCGATCACTCTTCTCCTCGTACGCCAACCAACTTACAAACGAAGCAAATCTGGAAGATAGTCTCTCATCCTTGCGTCCTCTTTTAGATGAGGAAGAAGTAATCACAGACCCTGAACCGCCAACACTGTTTCAGGTTTACAACATGTTGATTGCTCCCGTAAGTGACTTGCTAGAAGGATCTGAAGAAATCATTGTTGTTCCCGATCGCTGCTTCTTCCAAGTTCCGTTTGCAGCATTACATGATAAATGTAACCGCTATTTATCAGACACTTTCAAGATACGCATTGTCCCTTCTTTGACGACTCTCAAGCTCATTCTGGACAGTCCAGCGGGCTCTCACAGCGAAACTGGTGCATTGATTGTGGGTGAGCCAAGTGTGACGGATGTGTATTTCAAGGGAGAGTTAAGGAAACTCTGTAAATTGCCTGGCGCGAAAGCGGAAGCAGAGATGATAGCAAGACTACTACCTGAATCTCACCTTTTAATAGGAGAGCAAGCAACAAAGCAGGCGGTTCTTCAGGGGATACCCTCAGTAAGTCTCGTACATTTCGCTGCTCATGGTGACGCCGAAAGAGGAGAAATTGCTCTTACCCCTTCTGACTCTACTAAGGGGATTCCACATGAACAAGACTACTTACTCTCAATGGCCGACATTTCACAAGTTAGACTAACCGCCAAACTGGTGGTCCTTAGCTGCTGCCATACCGCACGTGGACAGATCAAAACAGAAGGCGTTGTTGGAATCGCTCGAGCATTCTTAGGATCGGGTGCACGCTCAGTGTTGGTGGCACTGTGGGCCTTACAAGACGATGCAACAGAGCAGTTCATGAGAAGATTCTACGAAAACCTTGTCCAAGGAGAAAGTGCAAGTGAATGTCTTCACCGGGCCATGAAGTGGATGCGAAATAACGGTTTCTCTGAAGTGAGGCAGTGGGCACCTTTTATGCTGATTGGGGATGACGTGTCATTTCACTTTGGTaaagaaaagtga